The genomic window ACGACGACCTTGCCCTTCTGGGCGGCCAGCGTGACTTCCTCGCCCTTCACGTTTTTCACGGAGAAGGCAGGTGCGGCTTCACCCGGCTCGACGGCCCAGGCGGTGGAAGAGCAGATCATGGCGCCAAGCACGGCACCGAGGAACGTGTGTTGTTTCATGGTTTCGATGGGTAGGGATTGAATTGAGCACGGTGTCGAGGGCCGGATGCTTGTCCAATGGAAATCCCGTCACTTCCCGATCCACTGGACGATCACGGGTTGCGCGAGCTTTCCTCCGGACAGCACGAGATCGTAGGCCTTCGCAGGCCCATCCGCGTACTCGTTCTTCGGAGCACTGGCGGTCCATCCTTCTTCCGATTTTTTGAGAACGATCGGCGCTCCGGCATCCACAACTTCCGGCGTGGCAGGAAACGCCAGAATTCCGTCGATATCCAGATCACCCGGAAGAGTGAAGGTCATGACCACCTGACCGTCCTTCTCCGCGACGGTGGCCGTGCTCTCCTTCACCGCCTTCGGGATCTTCTTATCCGCCTCGGCGAGCACTGCCGCATCCTTCGCCGCCGCGCCATCGCCCGCATCGAGTTTCACGGAAAGCTCCACATCCCCCGGCACACACGCATCGCCGCTGCACGTCAGCCATGACAGCGCTACCTTCAGTT from Luteolibacter flavescens includes these protein-coding regions:
- a CDS encoding protein-disulfide reductase DsbD domain-containing protein, giving the protein MKLSAIFAAGLPFAMTAFAAEKSGHAAAELITGVTSYQAGKTVPVGIKLKIDVGWHSYWVNPGVGGMPLSAKWTLPEGWTAGELQAPVPKRFMTGDLPGFGYEGEAIYRVDLTPPAGATGDAELKVALSWLTCSGDACVPGDVELSVKLDAGDGAAAKDAAVLAEADKKIPKAVKESTATVAEKDGQVVMTFTLPGDLDIDGILAFPATPEVVDAGAPIVLKKSEEGWTASAPKNEYADGPAKAYDLVLSGGKLAQPVIVQWIGK